The genomic DNA AGGAGCTTGTCTAGAACAGCATAAACATTTATGCTGATAACATGGCAAGCAAGTTAATACCAAACAGCAAATTAACCAATAGACAAATAAGTCAGATCATAGACCTGTTTGTCCTCGAAGTACCAGCCATTAAGGTGGCTAAAGTACTCAAGGTTAATCGTCATTCAATAGAGCGAATCTACACGATCATCCGTCTCTGCCTAGCGCGTGAATGTGAATTACTATCGCCATTCACAGGCGAGGTAGAAGTAGATGAATCATATTTCGGTGGGAAACGTAAAGGTCATCGTGGCCGTGGCGCAGCTGGGAAAGTCCCTGTTTTCGGCCTATTGAAGCGTAATGGCAAGGTTTACACCCAGATAGTCCATGATGTCTCCAGAGAGACCTTGCGCAAGATTATTCATTCCCAGATAATTCCTGAAAGTGTGATCTATTCTGACAGCTTTAGAGCTTACGATGGTTTAGTCCTAGACGGCTTTAAACACTACCGTATTAATCATGATAAAGAATTCGCTAAAAAGCGCAACCACATAAATGGGATAGAAAACTTCTGGGGCTATGCCAAGACTAAACTTAAACGCTACTATGGGATAGACAGAAAACGGTTTAATTTGTATTTAAAAGAAATGGAATTTAGATTTAACCACCGGAAAGATGATAATTTGGCTAATATTATTAAAAAAATTATTAAAAAACATTACTAATTATTTGTCTGTTCTAGACAAGCACCAAAAATAATATAAAGAACCAAAAAATATAGACAACAAGCCGGAGGCTAGATTATGTTAATTATTATTGGACTACCCCTAGTGGCCAAAATCGCGCTTTGGGTCATTATCGCGATTGCCGTGATGGCTATTGTGGCAGGTATAATCTGGGCAGTTCTCTGTCTTTTAAAAGGCAGATCACCGTTATAAAAAACACAGGAGGAAGGAGGAAGTGTGAAAAAATTTTTCTATCAGGCCAGGCAAGCCTTCAGCTATGGTATGGAGTATGGTTGGAGGTTCTGTGTCGCTCTGATCATCAGCGCCATTGGCTTCGGCCTGATCATCGCTCCACTTTTGGGGGTCAGTAATCCTACGGTAATTTTACTAGGCATCATCGTTCTCGCCGGTGGGTTACTGGTGCTTGGAGGCATATTATCTGATGCTCCGGGAGCAAGAGGGTCGAAAGGAGCTGTCTGATGAAAGCGTTTAAAAGCCATCGCATCTACAATACATCTATAATTGTAATGCGGTGGCCTTTTTTATTGACAATTTTTTGTTTTTTGCTACACTATATTTAACCTGATTAATTTAATATTTGAATTTATGTCCAAAATAGCAGTAGTCCGCACCGGCGGCAAGCAATATGTGGTCAAAGAAAAAGACACCATTAAAGCTGAAAAATTAAATCTTAACGTCGGCGACAAATTGGATTTGGAAGTTTTGATGTTGGGAGAGGAAGACGGTTCCAAGGTAGAGGTTGGTCAGCCGGTTTTATCTACCAAGTCTAAGGCCAAGGTCGTAGAACAGGGTCGGGCCAAAAAAATACGCGTTGTTCACTACAAGAATAAAACCCGTCAACACAAAGTTTATGGACACAGGCAACCATTTACGAAGCTCGAAATAGAATCTCTAGGCTAATTCAAAAACCAAAGCAATCAAAAAATCCGTCCCGCGGTCGCGGGGCGGATTTTTAAATCTCTGTTCTATTATTCATTGCACTTTGCAGTGTTATCTCATCTGCATATTCGAGATCGCTACCCATGGGCAACCCTCGCGATAAGCGAGTTATTTTTATTTGTGGATATTTTTCTTTGATCAATTTTTTCAAATAAATAATTGTCGATTCACCTTCCATGGTTGGATTAAATCCCATTATTATTTCTTTCACTATCCCACCTGGTAGTCTTTTGCCCAAGGCGGTGATATTAAGTTTCTCGGCGGTGATACCATTTATTGGGTCAACTAAACCATTTAGCACATGATAAAGTCCATTGTAAGTGCCCATCTTTTCCAAATACCAAATATCTTGTGCCTCTGCCACTAGGCAGATTTTAGTGCGATCGCGTTTAGGCTCATTGCAGAGAGTACAACTGCTACTATTGATATAATTACCGCAAACAGGGCAACTGTATACCTCTTTTTTTAGCTTTAAAAGGTTATTGCCAAAATCTGAAATTTTTTCATCTCGCTCATTTTTTAATAAATAATAAACCAGCCGCTCGGCTGTTTTTTGGCCAATGCCCGGCAGCGAAGCAAAATTATCTATCAATTTTTGGATTATTTCAGGATGGTCCATAAAGTATTTTCCTCCCCTGCCTGAGGGGAGGTGGCGAGCTTTGGCGAGACAGAGGGGAGGGAGATACAGGTATTTCCACCACCCCCTTCCCTGCGGGAAGACCCCTCCTCAAGGAGGAGGGGAGAAAGAAGCGCTATTGCATCCCCATCATTTTTTCCGCCATGAGGCGTTGGACTTTTTTCACTGCTTCATTAAAAGCTTCTTTCAAATATTTCTCCTGCTGTTCTTTGGGGAGATCCGGATTAATTTCCACCCCAATCACTTCCTGATTGCCGTTCATAGTTATTTTTACGCCGCCATTTTCTGCTGTTGCTGTCTCATCTTTGAGCATGGCTTGGAGTTGTCCGGCCTGTTGTTTGAGTTTGTAGAGGTCTTTTATTTGTCCAAACATATGTTTTATGAATTTTATCCCGAGCGCAGTTGAGGGATCCCGGGTTTAATTATGATAAGGTAAATTAAAATTTATACTAATAAGAACCAGGCCCTTCTGCTCCACCTTGCTCCGCTTGGGCCAGGCTTTATAAAATTAGAACTGTAACTCTTCCACCTTTTGTTCAAGATTTTTGAAACTAACTGTTTCTTCATTGAAAAACAAGGACACTGATCCAGTCGGGCCGTTGCGATGTTTTTGAATGAGAATATCGGCGATGTGCGGTCTCGAGGTATCTTTTTTGTACACTTCTTCTCTATAAATAAACATTACTACATCAGCATCTTGTTCGATACTGCCGCTCTCTCTTAGGTCGGCCAACTTTGGTATAGCCATTGGCCTTGATTCTACCTGCCTTGAGAGCTGTGACAGGGCGATCAAGGGTACATTGAGCTCTCTAGCTATCGCCTTTAAACCGCGCGATATTTCCGAGACTACTTGGACCCGATTGTCCGGATTACTCGTACCGGCCCGGCCCTCCATCAGCTGCAGATAGTCAATTACAATCAACCCCAGTCCGTGTTCTGCTTGCAACCTTCTGGCCTTGGTGCGGATTTCCATTACATTAGCCATGGGAGTATCGTCTATAAATATTGTAGCTTCAGACAATGTACCCATTGCGTGACCGATTTTGGAAAAATCCGATTCATTACCATAGCTTTCTCTATCTGAAAGGTTTCCGGTGCGCAACTTCCACAGACTAACTCCAGCCTCGGCACAGAGCATCCTGTCTATCAATTGCTCCTTACTCATTTCTAGGGAAAATATGGCCACCGGGACATTTTGTTTTACCGCCACTTGCCTAGCAATATCCAAAGCCAAGCTGGTCTTACCGATACTCGGCCTAGCCGCCAAAATTATTAAATCTGATTTTTGTAGCCCCGCCAGTTTTTTGTCCAAATCGCCAAAACCGGTTGGCACCCCGCGCAATTTACCCTTTTCTTTATGTAGATCATCGATCCTGTCGAATGCTTCGGTCAGCAAGTTTTTGATGGGTACAAATTCTGGTTTCAAAAATCCTTGTGAAATGCCAAACAATTTACTTTCTGCCTGATCCAAGAGCGCATCCACTTCGCTTTCTTCCTCATAGCCCATCTGCTCTATCTCCGCCGCTGTCTCAATCATTTTTCTGAGGGTGGCTTTTTTTCTGACAATCTTGGCATAGTAAACTACATTAGAAGCCGTGGGTACTGAATTGGTCAGGTCAATCAAATATGTACGGCCGCCAACTGTTTCTAATAATTTTTTTTCTTCTAGTTTGGAAGTCAGACTCAAGATATCAATCGGCTCTTTGTCCTCATAAAGCGCCAACATATTTTCATAGATAATCCTATGAGCGTCTTTGTAAAATTCTTGTGGTATCAGAGCATCAGCGATTTTGGTAATGGCATTTTTGTCAATCAAAAGAGAACCAAGCACTGATTGCTCTGCTTCCAGATTTTGTGGTGGCATGCGGCCGACATCTTTCATAAACAAGAGTTATTTTTGATGTAATTATCTTACCATTTTGGCCTTACTCCTAGCAAGCGTTTTTTGTTCACATTTTAAGCTCTTTTTTATCCACAGCTTTAAAT from Candidatus Kuenenbacteria bacterium includes the following:
- the recR gene encoding recombination protein RecR yields the protein MDHPEIIQKLIDNFASLPGIGQKTAERLVYYLLKNERDEKISDFGNNLLKLKKEVYSCPVCGNYINSSSCTLCNEPKRDRTKICLVAEAQDIWYLEKMGTYNGLYHVLNGLVDPINGITAEKLNITALGKRLPGGIVKEIIMGFNPTMEGESTIIYLKKLIKEKYPQIKITRLSRGLPMGSDLEYADEITLQSAMNNRTEI
- a CDS encoding YbaB/EbfC family nucleoid-associated protein, with protein sequence MFGQIKDLYKLKQQAGQLQAMLKDETATAENGGVKITMNGNQEVIGVEINPDLPKEQQEKYLKEAFNEAVKKVQRLMAEKMMGMQ
- a CDS encoding IS1595 family transposase, which codes for MASKLIPNSKLTNRQISQIIDLFVLEVPAIKVAKVLKVNRHSIERIYTIIRLCLARECELLSPFTGEVEVDESYFGGKRKGHRGRGAAGKVPVFGLLKRNGKVYTQIVHDVSRETLRKIIHSQIIPESVIYSDSFRAYDGLVLDGFKHYRINHDKEFAKKRNHINGIENFWGYAKTKLKRYYGIDRKRFNLYLKEMEFRFNHRKDDNLANIIKKIIKKHY
- the rplU gene encoding 50S ribosomal protein L21, whose product is MSKIAVVRTGGKQYVVKEKDTIKAEKLNLNVGDKLDLEVLMLGEEDGSKVEVGQPVLSTKSKAKVVEQGRAKKIRVVHYKNKTRQHKVYGHRQPFTKLEIESLG
- the dnaB gene encoding replicative DNA helicase; the encoded protein is MKDVGRMPPQNLEAEQSVLGSLLIDKNAITKIADALIPQEFYKDAHRIIYENMLALYEDKEPIDILSLTSKLEEKKLLETVGGRTYLIDLTNSVPTASNVVYYAKIVRKKATLRKMIETAAEIEQMGYEEESEVDALLDQAESKLFGISQGFLKPEFVPIKNLLTEAFDRIDDLHKEKGKLRGVPTGFGDLDKKLAGLQKSDLIILAARPSIGKTSLALDIARQVAVKQNVPVAIFSLEMSKEQLIDRMLCAEAGVSLWKLRTGNLSDRESYGNESDFSKIGHAMGTLSEATIFIDDTPMANVMEIRTKARRLQAEHGLGLIVIDYLQLMEGRAGTSNPDNRVQVVSEISRGLKAIARELNVPLIALSQLSRQVESRPMAIPKLADLRESGSIEQDADVVMFIYREEVYKKDTSRPHIADILIQKHRNGPTGSVSLFFNEETVSFKNLEQKVEELQF